A section of the Devosia rhizoryzae genome encodes:
- the hrpB gene encoding ATP-dependent helicase HrpB encodes MSWPALPIDAALPTLAKALASGTAAVLVAQPGAGKTTRVPLALLAAPWRGDGRIIVLEPRRLAARAAARQMANLLGEEVGQTVGYRVRLESRTSAKTRIEVVTEGVFTRMLLDDPELTGVAAVLFDEFHERSLDADLGLALTLDARALRPDLRILIMSATIDGARVAAMLDDGPVIDSPGRTFPVETFYAEPDPLVRLEDQVANATLKAMREHEGSALVFLPGQGEITRVAERLATRLPPNTDLAPLYGQLTPAEQDRAIQPAPDGRRKIVLATSIAETSLTIEGVRIVVDSGFRRVPVFEAATGLTTLATRRVSRAGADQRRGRAGRTSPGVCIRLWNEGQTAALDAFETPEILAADLAGFALDLAAWGISAPKALHFLDPPPAPAWAEAKALLTRLDAIDPFGRLTASGKALARLPLHPRLAHMVVAGADDGDARTASDLAVLIGERGLGGDDPDLSRRLERFRADRSPRANDARSLAQRWAKLGGQSSTENLPAGHHLARAFPDRVAQAAGPRGRFRLANGRQAQLDETHPLASAPFLVVADITGSATAGRIRSAAALDAADIETLFAAHIKSETTLSFDPQTNSVRARRQRKLDALRLADDTAQVTDFEAAAMLLAEAALKRPDTLPWSKEQKALRARSTYLHQTLGDEWPDLSDISLSANPAWLAPHLIGETRLSSITPDHLGQALDTLLPWSKRQEIDRLLPSHFHAPSGSHLPIDYAAENGPALEIRVQELFGLDRHPTIANGKIPLLLVLLSPAHRPIQTTRDLPGFWRGSWRDVQKDLKGRYPRHPWPDDPIAAPATNRAKPRGT; translated from the coding sequence ATGTCTTGGCCCGCTTTGCCCATCGACGCCGCCCTTCCCACCCTGGCTAAAGCCTTGGCGAGTGGCACTGCGGCTGTACTCGTCGCTCAGCCCGGCGCCGGCAAGACCACGCGTGTGCCGCTGGCTTTGCTCGCTGCGCCCTGGCGCGGAGATGGCCGCATTATCGTCCTCGAACCCCGGCGCCTTGCTGCCCGCGCGGCAGCAAGGCAGATGGCAAACCTGCTTGGTGAGGAAGTCGGCCAAACCGTCGGTTATCGCGTGCGATTGGAGTCCAGAACCTCCGCTAAAACGCGCATCGAGGTCGTCACCGAAGGCGTCTTCACCCGCATGCTGCTGGACGATCCCGAGCTTACCGGCGTCGCTGCAGTGCTTTTCGATGAGTTCCATGAAAGGAGCCTCGACGCCGATCTCGGTCTCGCCCTGACCCTCGACGCGCGCGCTTTGCGTCCAGACCTGCGTATTCTAATCATGTCCGCCACCATTGACGGTGCCCGCGTTGCCGCCATGCTCGACGATGGGCCGGTCATCGATAGCCCCGGTCGCACCTTTCCGGTTGAAACTTTCTATGCCGAGCCGGATCCCTTGGTCCGTCTCGAAGACCAGGTCGCCAATGCCACGCTCAAGGCCATGCGCGAGCATGAGGGCTCCGCCCTCGTCTTCCTTCCTGGCCAGGGCGAAATCACCCGCGTAGCGGAGCGCTTAGCCACCAGATTGCCGCCAAATACCGACCTTGCACCGCTTTACGGCCAGCTTACCCCTGCCGAGCAGGACCGCGCCATCCAGCCCGCTCCGGACGGCCGCCGCAAGATCGTGCTTGCCACCTCGATTGCCGAGACCTCGCTAACCATCGAAGGCGTCCGCATCGTCGTCGATAGTGGCTTCCGCCGTGTCCCGGTCTTTGAAGCCGCAACCGGCCTTACGACCCTCGCCACCCGCCGCGTGTCCCGCGCCGGCGCCGACCAGCGCCGCGGCCGCGCAGGCAGAACCAGTCCGGGTGTCTGCATTCGTCTCTGGAACGAGGGACAAACGGCAGCTCTCGACGCCTTCGAGACCCCGGAAATACTTGCCGCCGATCTTGCCGGTTTCGCTCTCGATCTCGCTGCCTGGGGCATCAGCGCTCCCAAAGCCCTGCACTTCCTAGATCCTCCGCCGGCGCCGGCCTGGGCCGAGGCCAAGGCCCTGCTTACCCGCCTCGATGCGATCGATCCATTCGGCCGCCTCACCGCATCCGGCAAGGCGCTTGCCCGCCTGCCGCTTCATCCACGCCTAGCGCACATGGTGGTCGCCGGCGCCGACGACGGCGATGCTCGTACCGCTAGCGATCTGGCCGTCTTGATCGGCGAACGCGGTCTTGGCGGCGATGACCCCGACCTCTCGCGCCGCCTCGAACGCTTTCGTGCTGATCGCTCACCCCGAGCAAATGACGCGCGCAGCCTCGCCCAGCGTTGGGCAAAGCTGGGCGGCCAATCCTCGACGGAGAACCTTCCTGCGGGCCATCACCTTGCCCGCGCCTTTCCCGACCGCGTCGCGCAAGCTGCCGGGCCTCGCGGTCGCTTCCGGCTCGCCAATGGCCGCCAGGCTCAGCTCGATGAAACGCATCCCCTCGCGAGCGCTCCGTTCTTGGTCGTCGCCGATATCACCGGCAGCGCCACCGCCGGCCGTATCCGCTCCGCCGCAGCCCTCGATGCTGCCGACATCGAAACGCTCTTTGCTGCACACATCAAATCCGAAACCACCCTCAGTTTCGACCCGCAGACCAATTCCGTCCGCGCTCGCCGCCAGCGCAAGCTCGATGCCCTGCGCCTCGCCGACGACACCGCACAAGTCACCGACTTCGAGGCCGCAGCCATGCTGCTGGCTGAGGCCGCACTGAAACGTCCGGACACCCTGCCGTGGAGCAAGGAGCAAAAGGCTCTTCGTGCCCGCAGTACCTACCTTCATCAGACCCTTGGCGACGAGTGGCCCGACCTCTCCGACATAAGCCTCAGCGCAAACCCGGCATGGCTCGCCCCGCACCTCATCGGCGAAACCCGCCTCTCTTCCATCACTCCTGATCACCTTGGCCAGGCGCTCGATACGCTCCTGCCGTGGTCCAAGCGCCAGGAGATCGACCGGCTGCTGCCTAGCCACTTCCACGCGCCTTCAGGCTCGCACCTGCCCATAGACTACGCTGCCGAAAACGGTCCGGCGCTGGAAATTCGTGTCCAGGAACTCTTCGGCCTCGATCGCCATCCCACCATCGCCAATGGCAAGATCCCGCTGCTGCTGGTTCTTCTGTCTCCAGCGCATCGCCCGATCCAGACCACCCGAGACCTCCCCGGCTTCTGGCGCGGCAGCTGGCGCGATGTGCAAAAAGACCTCAAAGGCCGATATCCGCGCCATCCCTGGCCAGATGACCCCATCGCCGCCCCCGCCACCAATCGCGCCAAACCGCGCGGCACATAA
- a CDS encoding aldose 1-epimerase family protein: MQLTRISNGEITVDIAALGAEMQSIQTRDGRHWLWHGDASYWTGRSPVLFPMVGRAPNDTVSIEGERFQMSQHGFARRSNFSLVVEETDRCVYRLEASEATLAMYPFHFRLDVEHRLEGRAVVVTAEVTNQDRRVMPYGIGFHPAFAWPLPGAGDAPHRVVLDNGGELGLHRLSGGLVEPEPVASPFAAGALTLAHEMFRADAMVFPEGAGAGLRYGPDVGPSVKFTWENLPNFALWSKGDAGFICLEPWHGTAAEVGGSDELSERPYSETLGPWSTARYSFRAELLD, from the coding sequence GTGCAACTAACCCGCATCAGCAATGGCGAGATCACCGTCGACATCGCGGCCCTCGGCGCGGAAATGCAGTCGATCCAGACGCGGGATGGCCGGCATTGGCTCTGGCATGGGGACGCATCCTATTGGACCGGGCGGTCGCCAGTCCTTTTTCCCATGGTTGGGCGCGCGCCGAACGACACGGTGAGCATCGAGGGCGAGCGCTTCCAGATGAGCCAGCATGGCTTCGCACGGCGCAGCAATTTTTCGCTGGTGGTGGAAGAGACCGATCGCTGTGTCTACCGGCTCGAGGCTTCCGAGGCGACGCTTGCCATGTATCCGTTTCACTTCCGTCTCGATGTCGAGCATCGGCTAGAGGGGCGGGCGGTGGTGGTGACGGCCGAGGTGACCAACCAGGATCGGCGCGTGATGCCCTATGGCATCGGCTTTCATCCAGCCTTTGCCTGGCCGCTGCCAGGCGCAGGAGATGCGCCGCATCGTGTGGTGCTGGACAATGGCGGGGAGCTTGGGCTGCATCGGTTGTCGGGCGGGCTGGTCGAGCCGGAGCCGGTGGCTTCGCCCTTTGCCGCGGGGGCGCTGACGCTTGCCCACGAGATGTTCCGGGCCGATGCGATGGTGTTTCCGGAAGGGGCGGGCGCGGGGTTGCGCTATGGACCGGATGTGGGGCCTTCGGTGAAATTCACCTGGGAAAACCTGCCTAATTTCGCGCTGTGGTCCAAAGGGGACGCGGGCTTTATCTGCCTCGAGCCCTGGCATGGGACGGCGGCAGAGGTAGGCGGATCGGATGAGCTGAGCGAACGGCCCTACTCCGAAACACTGGGGCCTTGGTCGACGGCGCGCTATTCGTTTCGGGCGGAATTGCTGGACTAA
- a CDS encoding ATP-binding protein, whose protein sequence is MQVSIDMGESRGTGPAHMDLEELLATRLLVQGNSGSGKSHLLRRLLEQSAPWVQQCIIDPEGDFVTLSDRYGHLVVDAARTDNELTRIAARVRQHRVSVVLNLEGLDVEQQMRAAAAFLGGMFDADRDYWYPVLVVVDEAQLFAPAAAGEVSDEARKLSLGAMTNLMCRGRKRGLAGVIATQRLAKLAKNVAAEASNFLMGRTFLDIDMARAADLLGMDRRQAEQFRDLARGHFVALGPAISRRPLPVVIGDVETSARSTSPKLTPLPEAPVDAADLIFTQAPEELSRPVVRRPPPPPPPSTNELLAQVAKARAEATPEPISLFPEIDEAEREAQIATVMAELLSDPDASFRTTAVLYQDFLVRCRIRRVPGEPPALPAFKRLLAVARVAPDETTASSDGWQQALALSETLTDDVQGVFLILAQAALTAQPCPSDATLARLYGTHSSSRARRLLTWFEERGLIVLRTDFRNQRIAAFPDLNCETAPGDPAGPDAMADLRGAAE, encoded by the coding sequence ATGCAGGTTTCCATCGACATGGGCGAAAGCCGCGGTACCGGCCCGGCCCACATGGATCTCGAGGAACTGCTGGCCACCCGCCTCCTGGTGCAGGGCAATTCCGGCTCCGGCAAATCCCACCTCCTTCGCCGCCTCCTCGAACAATCCGCCCCTTGGGTGCAGCAATGCATCATTGATCCGGAAGGCGATTTCGTAACGCTGTCGGACCGTTACGGACATCTGGTGGTCGACGCCGCCCGCACCGACAACGAACTGACCCGCATCGCCGCGCGCGTTCGCCAGCACCGCGTTTCCGTCGTCCTCAATCTTGAAGGCCTCGACGTCGAACAGCAGATGCGCGCCGCCGCCGCCTTCCTCGGTGGCATGTTCGATGCTGATCGCGACTATTGGTATCCCGTCCTCGTCGTCGTCGACGAAGCCCAGCTCTTCGCTCCCGCCGCGGCCGGCGAAGTGTCTGATGAAGCGCGCAAATTATCGCTCGGCGCTATGACCAACCTCATGTGCCGCGGCCGCAAGCGTGGCCTTGCCGGTGTCATCGCCACCCAGCGCCTCGCCAAGCTCGCCAAGAATGTCGCCGCCGAGGCCTCCAACTTCCTGATGGGTCGTACTTTTCTCGATATCGACATGGCCCGCGCCGCCGACCTCTTGGGCATGGATCGCCGCCAGGCCGAGCAATTCCGCGACCTCGCCCGTGGCCATTTCGTTGCCCTTGGCCCAGCCATCTCCCGCCGTCCCTTGCCGGTGGTCATCGGCGATGTCGAGACCTCGGCCCGCTCCACTAGCCCCAAGCTGACGCCGCTACCTGAAGCGCCTGTCGATGCCGCCGACCTGATTTTTACCCAAGCTCCTGAAGAACTTAGCCGTCCCGTCGTCCGGCGTCCGCCGCCTCCCCCGCCACCCTCGACCAACGAGCTTCTGGCCCAGGTCGCCAAGGCCCGCGCCGAAGCCACGCCAGAACCCATCTCGCTTTTCCCCGAGATCGATGAAGCCGAACGCGAAGCGCAGATCGCCACCGTCATGGCCGAGCTCTTGAGTGACCCCGACGCCAGCTTCCGCACCACCGCCGTGCTCTACCAGGATTTTTTGGTCCGCTGCCGCATCCGCCGCGTTCCCGGCGAGCCGCCAGCCCTGCCTGCCTTCAAGCGCCTCCTTGCGGTTGCGCGCGTCGCGCCCGACGAAACCACCGCGAGTTCCGACGGCTGGCAACAGGCACTGGCCCTCTCCGAAACCCTGACCGACGACGTTCAGGGCGTCTTCCTGATCCTTGCGCAAGCCGCGCTCACCGCCCAGCCCTGCCCCTCCGACGCGACCCTAGCCCGGCTCTACGGCACCCATTCCTCCAGCCGCGCCCGCCGCCTGCTAACCTGGTTCGAAGAACGGGGCCTGATCGTCCTCCGCACTGATTTCCGCAACCAGCGCATCGCCGCCTTCCCCGATCTCAACTGCGAAACCGCCCCCGGCGACCCCGCCGGCCCGGACGCCATGGCAGACCTCCGCGGCGCCGCCGAGTAA
- a CDS encoding ABC transporter permease translates to MNIWPAIRIGLLDMRGDLRRFLLLVVCLAVGTALIAGVNSVGASITSAIEEGAAELMGGDIEISRADRLATPEELASLNTLGRTVLVIDTNLRAESFTGEAFADVSVVGPSYPLLGQVVSPNLPADQDVNTLLAKENDIPGVLVDPVMLDELEASVGDTIGLGGSQFIIRGTLSRLPDAAVRGFRLGMPALILVDGFNSVSDRTSPLPGLGTWYRYKLHLTDRDIDRGLETVVDRFIDSGWTIRSARDGLGQMVRYYDLFMRFLVIVGLGSLLIGGVSVWTGMRAYIAERSGVIAVMRSIGAGRSRVFIHFLTQVAALALVGVLIGLLVGASIAWILLPYIGGAVGISLAPSIYPQPILVAAGAGLITAFAFAYLPLQQAQTIRPVLLFRAKGLDAPPVDWSSLLLSWQVLPLLASIAAFFVLAWLMTGDWTLVFAFGLASAMAAILFQLFIRLVQLGLARLPETGPRVLRHALRNISTAGQNAAAVAVSAGMALAMLIVVLVMQANLQQEFLGASAFDAPTLVGSDLFPDEVEALESLSADPASGISRFVSTPMLRGLLTAIKDVPVAETRTRGPEATFLLSGEVPLTWRAEMPLSSRLVAGDWWPNDYSGPGLVSLHQSLRNGLGVDIGDTLTFEIFGEPKTVTVANFRDYSWQGGIDFLASFSPGVLDNYPTTLFAAVTAAPGQEEAVTRRLAADLPDIRFISVGDTLKQVTDALSQLSFAATLVGSLAVGNGLLVLIGSLSTGRRQREADTVITKVLGATRTELIATAFIQYGLLGLLAAIPATIIGLGVGRVVSALMLEVEFTYRPDVITIVLGVALLVTALLGAMTILRAASARPARLLRDL, encoded by the coding sequence ATGAACATCTGGCCCGCGATCCGCATCGGCCTTCTCGACATGCGCGGCGACCTGCGTCGCTTCCTGCTGCTCGTCGTCTGTCTCGCCGTCGGCACCGCCCTCATCGCCGGCGTCAATTCCGTCGGCGCCAGCATCACCTCGGCCATTGAGGAAGGCGCCGCCGAACTCATGGGCGGCGACATCGAAATCTCGCGCGCCGACCGCCTCGCGACCCCCGAAGAACTCGCGTCCCTCAACACACTCGGCCGCACCGTCCTCGTCATCGACACCAATCTGCGCGCCGAAAGCTTTACCGGCGAAGCCTTCGCCGATGTCAGCGTCGTCGGCCCGAGCTACCCCCTGCTTGGCCAGGTGGTGAGCCCCAACCTTCCTGCGGACCAGGACGTCAACACTCTTCTTGCGAAGGAAAACGACATCCCCGGCGTCCTCGTCGATCCCGTCATGCTCGACGAACTCGAGGCCAGTGTCGGCGACACCATCGGCCTGGGCGGCAGCCAGTTCATCATCCGCGGCACCCTTTCCCGCCTGCCCGATGCCGCCGTGCGCGGCTTCCGCCTCGGCATGCCGGCGCTGATCCTGGTCGATGGTTTCAACAGCGTCAGCGATCGCACCTCGCCCCTGCCCGGACTTGGCACCTGGTACCGCTACAAGCTCCACCTCACCGATCGCGACATCGACCGCGGCCTCGAAACCGTCGTCGACCGCTTCATCGACAGCGGCTGGACCATCCGCTCCGCCCGCGACGGCCTCGGCCAAATGGTGCGCTACTACGACCTGTTCATGCGCTTCCTGGTCATCGTCGGTCTCGGTTCGCTGTTGATCGGCGGCGTTTCCGTCTGGACCGGCATGCGGGCCTATATTGCCGAGCGCTCTGGCGTTATCGCGGTCATGCGCTCGATCGGCGCCGGCCGCTCCCGCGTCTTCATTCACTTCCTGACCCAGGTCGCTGCCCTCGCGCTGGTCGGCGTTCTCATTGGCCTCCTGGTCGGCGCCAGCATCGCCTGGATCCTCTTGCCCTATATCGGCGGCGCCGTCGGCATTTCGCTCGCCCCCTCCATCTACCCGCAACCCATTTTGGTCGCCGCCGGCGCCGGCCTCATCACTGCCTTTGCCTTTGCCTATCTGCCGCTGCAACAGGCCCAGACCATTCGTCCGGTCCTCCTGTTCCGTGCCAAGGGCCTCGACGCCCCGCCGGTCGATTGGAGTTCCCTGCTCCTCTCTTGGCAGGTGCTCCCGCTCCTGGCCTCCATCGCCGCCTTCTTCGTCCTTGCCTGGCTGATGACCGGCGACTGGACCCTCGTATTTGCCTTCGGCCTTGCCAGCGCCATGGCCGCAATTCTGTTCCAGCTCTTTATTCGCCTGGTTCAGCTCGGTCTCGCCCGTCTCCCCGAAACCGGCCCCCGCGTGCTCCGCCACGCCCTGCGCAATATTTCCACCGCCGGACAGAACGCCGCTGCCGTCGCCGTTTCCGCCGGCATGGCCCTTGCCATGCTGATCGTAGTCCTCGTCATGCAAGCCAATCTGCAGCAGGAATTTCTGGGCGCCTCCGCCTTCGATGCCCCCACCCTTGTCGGCTCCGATCTCTTCCCCGACGAAGTCGAAGCGCTCGAAAGCCTTTCCGCCGATCCGGCCAGCGGCATCAGCCGCTTCGTCTCGACGCCGATGCTTCGCGGCCTCCTCACCGCCATCAAGGATGTGCCCGTCGCTGAGACCCGCACCCGCGGTCCGGAAGCCACTTTCCTCCTATCCGGCGAAGTGCCCCTTACCTGGCGCGCCGAAATGCCCCTGAGTTCCCGCCTCGTCGCCGGCGACTGGTGGCCCAATGACTATTCCGGCCCCGGCCTAGTTTCGCTGCACCAAAGCCTCCGCAATGGCCTCGGCGTCGACATCGGCGACACCCTGACCTTCGAAATCTTCGGCGAACCCAAGACAGTCACGGTCGCCAATTTCCGCGACTATTCGTGGCAAGGCGGCATCGACTTCCTCGCCAGCTTCTCCCCCGGCGTCCTCGACAACTACCCCACCACCCTCTTCGCAGCCGTCACCGCGGCGCCTGGTCAGGAAGAAGCCGTAACCCGCCGCCTCGCCGCCGACCTCCCCGACATCCGCTTCATCTCGGTCGGCGATACCCTCAAGCAGGTGACCGATGCCCTGAGCCAACTCTCCTTCGCCGCAACCCTGGTCGGCAGCCTCGCGGTCGGCAACGGCCTCCTAGTCCTCATCGGCAGCCTCTCCACCGGCCGCCGCCAGCGCGAAGCCGATACCGTCATCACCAAAGTCCTCGGCGCCACCCGCACCGAGCTCATCGCCACCGCCTTCATCCAATACGGGCTGCTCGGCCTCCTCGCCGCCATTCCGGCAACGATCATCGGCCTCGGCGTCGGTCGCGTCGTCAGCGCGCTGATGCTCGAAGTCGAGTTCACCTACCGGCCCGACGTGATCACGATCGTCCTCGGCGTTGCCCTTCTGGTCACCGCCCTCCTGGGCGCCATGACCATCCTCCGCGCCGCGTCAGCACGACCGGCGCGTCTGCTGCGAGATTTGTGA
- a CDS encoding ABC transporter ATP-binding protein, producing the protein MAGSEALIVDAKNIDYTLDVAGRPLTILRNVSLQVAPAEVVAIVGPSGSGKTSMLMLLAGLEKATGGAVIVNGRDLGKMNEDELARFRRHTLGIVFQSFHLIPSLTALDNVGLATEIAEPKLGMAEIRTKAAAALAAVGLGDRLDHRPSAMSGGEQQRVGLARATVANPPLLLADEPTGNLDQKTGAVVVDLMFDLARRNRTAVVLITHDPALAAKADRVYTMTAGELTETTHRV; encoded by the coding sequence ATGGCCGGTTCGGAAGCTCTTATCGTTGATGCAAAAAACATCGACTACACGCTCGATGTCGCCGGCCGTCCCCTAACCATTCTGCGCAATGTTTCGCTTCAGGTTGCCCCCGCCGAAGTGGTCGCCATCGTCGGACCGTCCGGCAGCGGCAAGACCTCCATGCTGATGCTGCTCGCCGGGCTCGAAAAAGCCACCGGCGGCGCAGTCATCGTCAATGGCCGCGACTTGGGGAAAATGAACGAAGACGAGCTCGCCCGCTTCCGCCGCCATACGCTGGGCATCGTCTTTCAAAGTTTTCACCTCATTCCATCCCTTACCGCGCTCGACAATGTCGGCCTTGCCACCGAAATCGCCGAGCCCAAGCTGGGCATGGCCGAAATCCGCACCAAGGCTGCCGCCGCCCTTGCCGCCGTCGGCCTTGGCGACCGCCTCGATCACCGGCCCTCCGCCATGTCCGGCGGCGAACAACAGCGCGTCGGCCTCGCCCGCGCCACCGTCGCCAATCCGCCGCTCCTCCTTGCCGACGAACCCACCGGCAATCTCGACCAGAAAACCGGCGCTGTTGTCGTCGACCTCATGTTCGACCTCGCCCGCCGCAACCGCACCGCCGTCGTCCTCATCACCCACGACCCCGCCCTCGCCGCCAAAGCCGACCGCGTCTACACGATGACGGCGGGCGAGCTGACTGAGACGACGCACCGTGTCTAA
- a CDS encoding heme-binding beta-barrel domain-containing protein has protein sequence MTMRLLRVVLAALVLQVAAMVPSFAQDQMALLNTYIGDWRGESALIGGDRNEPFRCRLSVAQGDVGKINYTGRCTLVNATLSISGTIAYKEDQGRYEAAMSSNAGYTGLAVGRVSGDTISFDLREQAKDRAGSDVRIGAKIVLVRDTIQVDFEVEFNESGEVLTAAVPFSR, from the coding sequence ATGACGATGCGATTGTTGCGCGTGGTTTTGGCGGCGCTGGTCTTGCAGGTGGCGGCGATGGTGCCGAGCTTTGCGCAGGACCAGATGGCACTGTTGAACACCTATATTGGTGACTGGCGCGGCGAGAGTGCCCTGATCGGTGGCGACCGCAACGAGCCGTTCCGCTGCCGTCTGAGCGTGGCGCAGGGCGACGTTGGCAAGATCAACTATACCGGCCGCTGCACGCTGGTGAATGCGACGCTCTCGATCAGCGGGACCATCGCTTATAAGGAAGACCAAGGGCGCTACGAAGCGGCGATGAGCTCCAATGCGGGCTATACGGGGCTGGCGGTGGGCCGGGTTTCCGGCGACACGATCAGCTTCGATCTGCGTGAGCAGGCCAAGGATCGGGCGGGCAGCGATGTGCGGATCGGGGCCAAGATCGTCCTCGTGCGCGACACGATCCAGGTAGATTTCGAGGTCGAGTTCAACGAATCGGGCGAAGTGCTGACCGCGGCGGTGCCGTTCAGCCGGTAG
- a CDS encoding Gfo/Idh/MocA family protein has protein sequence MTKTYALVGTGGRARMFYEAILGPHRAQSRLVALCDTNQARMDFTNKVISGELGGEPVPTYKAADFKRMLAEHKPDTVIVTSIDRTHHLYIIAALEAGCDVITEKPMTTDAEKCQAILDTVERTGRQVRVTFNYRYAPHNSALREMIADGAIGKVTSVHFEWLLDTRHGADYFRRWHRDKRNSGGLMVHKSTHHFDLVNFWLGSEPSTVFGMGDLKFYGRANAEERGVFTPYTRTTGVEAAKDDKFAIDLTSNPVQKGLYWDAEKEDGYQRDQNVFGDGISIEDTMNVMVRYRNKAVMTYSLYAYAPWEGFNVAINGTGGRLELTVHETSYINAGSTSDTEGAAKGVKLYHFPLHGEAVEVPVKQGEGGHGGGDKIMLEEIFGDATPRPGYGANHRDGALSILTGIAANQSFATGLPVDVKTLVRL, from the coding sequence ATGACCAAGACCTACGCTCTGGTGGGCACCGGCGGCCGCGCCCGCATGTTCTATGAGGCAATCCTGGGCCCGCACCGCGCCCAATCCCGCCTCGTGGCGCTCTGCGATACCAACCAGGCGCGCATGGATTTCACCAACAAGGTCATATCAGGCGAACTGGGCGGCGAGCCCGTCCCCACCTACAAGGCGGCGGACTTTAAGAGGATGCTGGCCGAGCACAAGCCGGACACCGTCATCGTCACCTCGATCGACCGCACCCACCACCTCTACATTATTGCCGCGCTTGAAGCGGGTTGCGACGTCATCACCGAGAAGCCGATGACCACCGACGCCGAAAAGTGCCAGGCCATTCTCGACACCGTCGAGCGCACCGGCAGACAAGTCCGCGTCACCTTCAACTACCGCTATGCCCCGCACAATTCGGCCCTGCGCGAGATGATCGCAGATGGCGCTATCGGCAAGGTCACCTCGGTTCATTTCGAATGGCTGCTCGATACTCGCCATGGCGCCGATTATTTCCGCCGCTGGCACCGCGACAAGCGCAATTCCGGCGGCCTAATGGTCCACAAGTCGACGCACCATTTCGACCTGGTCAACTTCTGGCTCGGCTCCGAGCCAAGCACGGTCTTCGGCATGGGCGATTTGAAATTTTATGGCCGCGCCAATGCCGAAGAGCGCGGCGTCTTCACCCCCTATACCCGCACCACCGGCGTCGAAGCCGCCAAGGACGACAAGTTCGCCATCGATCTGACCTCAAACCCGGTGCAGAAGGGTCTTTATTGGGACGCCGAGAAGGAAGACGGCTACCAGCGCGATCAGAACGTGTTCGGCGACGGCATCTCAATCGAAGACACGATGAATGTCATGGTCCGCTACCGCAACAAGGCGGTGATGACCTATTCGCTCTATGCCTATGCGCCCTGGGAAGGCTTCAACGTCGCCATCAACGGCACCGGCGGGCGCCTCGAACTCACCGTACACGAAACCAGCTACATCAATGCCGGCTCCACCTCCGACACCGAAGGCGCGGCCAAGGGCGTGAAGCTCTACCACTTCCCGCTTCATGGCGAAGCGGTCGAAGTCCCGGTCAAGCAAGGCGAAGGCGGCCATGGCGGCGGCGACAAGATCATGCTCGAAGAGATCTTCGGGGACGCCACCCCGCGCCCCGGCTACGGCGCCAACCACCGCGACGGCGCCCTCTCCATCCTCACCGGCATTGCTGCCAACCAGAGCTTTGCGACAGGCCTGCCAGTGGATGTCAAAACCCTGGTGCGGCTCTAA
- a CDS encoding GntR family transcriptional regulator → MSEIAGDIVAEETMAMRVVGSLRDEIVSMAMKPGDVISESDIAARYGISRQPVREAFIRLAQQGLLLIRPKRATVVKKISPDGVRQSRFIRESIEVEIIRRVAAQPGADAAAVLAGLIADQEEASGKGDSRGFHLLDELFHRTLARLAGVEYAWQLIDDHKMQLDRVRYLTLGVSSSQRAIAEHKAIAEAVGRADVAGAERAMRDHLGRAEALLSQTIADFPDYFE, encoded by the coding sequence ATGAGCGAGATCGCAGGCGACATCGTTGCGGAAGAAACCATGGCCATGCGCGTGGTGGGATCACTTCGCGACGAGATCGTCTCGATGGCAATGAAGCCCGGCGACGTCATATCGGAGAGCGATATCGCGGCGCGCTACGGGATTTCCCGGCAGCCGGTGCGGGAGGCGTTTATCCGGCTGGCGCAGCAGGGGCTGCTCTTGATCCGGCCCAAGCGCGCCACGGTGGTGAAGAAAATATCGCCCGATGGGGTGCGGCAGAGCCGGTTCATTCGCGAAAGCATCGAGGTCGAGATCATCAGGCGGGTGGCGGCGCAGCCGGGGGCGGATGCAGCGGCGGTCTTGGCGGGGCTGATTGCGGACCAGGAAGAGGCGTCGGGCAAGGGTGACAGCCGCGGCTTTCACCTCCTTGACGAGCTTTTTCACCGGACCTTGGCGCGGCTGGCGGGAGTGGAATATGCCTGGCAGCTGATCGACGATCACAAGATGCAGCTCGACCGGGTGCGATATCTGACGTTGGGCGTGAGTTCGAGCCAACGGGCGATCGCCGAGCATAAGGCGATCGCCGAAGCGGTCGGGCGGGCAGATGTTGCCGGGGCGGAGCGGGCGATGCGCGATCATCTGGGGCGGGCCGAGGCGCTGTTGAGCCAGACGATCGCCGATTTCCCGGATTACTTCGAATAG